The genomic region GGTTCTAAGTAATATTATGATGATCCTACTGTACTCTGTTATGAGTGACGACATTATGTAGGACAGATTAGCTGCATTGTTTTTTGTCGTTTCCGTTAAAGCATGGAATGGTAATGTACCACAGATAACCATCTGTTATCACAGTGTTTGTATTAATTAGGAATGGAATTTTATCATGTCGAACATTGTTAGCCATAACTTGTATGAAACATTGTTTATATTCCTCAAGGATTGGTTTTTATCGTATCTGTATGAGTACTGCCAGTTTCATGTATCGAAAGCTACAATGGCAATGATTAGAGGGGTGTGCCTCATTTCGCTACAGGTGTGGCTCCATTGCCTCTGTGTGGGATAAGATTTCATAGTCTTCTTTCTGCATAGAATTATTAATGGAGGGAACAACGCCACAGGCTTTGCGACAGTGTGTGATACTTGTACACAGAGAAACGTTGATTATGTAATCAAAGCAACCCAGTTTGTAGTATTAATGGCACTGATTGATTCTGAGCATGTTAATTGTGTCTAAATGTTGTCATTAGTCTAGAACCCTCTGAGATCCCTACTTTGGAATGTTTGTTTTATTTATCATGTGGGTGTGTTTAAGGTACCTACATTTAAATAACCCGGTTACCCTAACCCAGACAGCAGGAAATGAGCCCATGTCTTCAGGAAACATTTAGAAGCGGCTTGTTTTTGATGATCTAGACAATTAGATAAAACAAAGGAATGTAACACCCGTTTCCCACAGCAGGAGGCTAGTTTAGAATCGAGAAATATGTCATTGAACGAGTTGCTGTCAAGTCTCTTGTTTCCCCTCTGCCCCAGAAGGTCTGAGACCATGGGAACAGTAAATACATCTATGCGTAAATGCTTCCCCTGCCCTTGGGTGTGTAGCCTGAGCTGACTGCTTCAACATGGAGAAAGTTCCCCCTACATGTCTGTTAGCAGTCTGGCATGGAGCTATTTTCCACTATCTGGGAAAGGATTGCTACTACACATTAGTGGGGTCATTAATTAAAACCCATGGTGATTTATTTATAAAGGTCTTGTCTGTGTATGTAGTCTGTTAATGAGTGAAGCAATAGTGTTGTCTTATGGCCATTGGTGTACTATGAAATGGAAATCGCTCTTCCAGGGGTTACCTGCTTTGTGGCTTTTCTCTCAAATATATTACAGTACAGGTCTCAATGCATGTTTCTATGGTATGTGAGGAGAGGTCATTTAATGAATTAGTTGGGCCCTGAGCTTTAATGAATTAGTTGGGCCCTGAGCTTTAATGAATTAGTTGAGCCCTGAGCTTTAAGGATGTTGATATGTACTGTATAAGAAAGTCTTTCTTGCATACTTTATTTTCCAAAACTACtaacattgaacaaaaatataaatgcaacatataaagtgttggtcccatgtttcatgagctgaaataaaagatccaagaaaTGTTCTATACACACAAAAATTTTctttcaaattttgtgcacaaatttgtttacatccctgttagtgagcatttctccattgccaagataatccatccacctgacaggtgtggcatatcaagaagctggttaaacagcatgatcatgacacaggtgtaccttgtgctggggaaaataaaaggccactctaaaatgtgcagttttgtcacacaacacaatgccacagatgtctcaagttttgagtgagcatacaattggcatgctgactgcaggaatgtccaccagagctgttgccagattatttcatgttcatttctctaccataaggcacctccaacattgttttagataatttggtagtacgtccaaccggcatcacaaccgcagaccacttgtatggcgttgtgtgggcgagaggtttgctgatgtcaacattgtgaacagagtgccccatggtggcgatggagttatggtatgggcaggcataagctacggacaacgaacacaatggcaatttgaattcatagagataccgtgacaagatcctgaagcCCATCGTCGTGCCATTCTTCCACTgctatcacctcatgtttcagcatgataatgcacagccccatgtcacaaggatctgtgcacaattcctggaagctgaaaatgtcccagttcttccatggcctgcaaactcaccagacatgtcacccattgagcatgtttgggatgctctggatcaacgtgtacaacagcgtgttccagttcccgccaatatccagcaactttgcacagctattaaagaggactgggacaacattccacaggccacaatcaactctatgcgaaggagatgtgtcgcgctgcatgaggcaaatgatggtcacaccagatactgactggttttctgatccacgcccctaccttttttaaaggtatctgtgaccaacagatgcatatctgtattcccagtcatgtgaaatccatagattagggcctaatgaacttatttcaattgactgatttccttaaatgaactgtaagtcagtaaaatcgttgaaattgttgcatgttgcgtttatatttttgttcagtatattttgcaaTCATATCGATATATCTTTagttaaatgtattggaatgatAAAGTATTGTGTTTTCTTAGGAGAATCAAAGGCCCTCTGCATCAAGTACCCTTTTATAGCATCAATTACAGCGGCTTTGTTTTCCATAGTCCTTCACAAAAGATCTGCCATACTGATGCTGAACTCTTACTGATTACTCAGCCAGAGACCAGGGTCATGCTCTCAATTCATTTGAAAGGTTTTATTTCAACAACATGGCTTTACCACTAATTAGTCTGTGCCTTAGGAAATTAAAGGTTGGTGTAATAGAATTCTCCAAAGGTAAAATATCCATATTCTGGTCAGACCTCTATCTGAGAATTTAGGGTCACCATGGGAAAATGTATTAGTTATCTTCATATGAGTGCTGAAATTCAGTGGAAAGACTAATTATACCCTCTTTGTATTACTCTGATATACTGTAACACTGCCATATTAATATTGGAAATGTGTGGAAAGAAGTTGGAGTGGAAATGTATGTTTAATATATTGCTTTTGATGTGGTAAACTAAGtaattttttctattttctaggATTCCGTAAAATCAGCCTGGATGACCTTCGCAAAGCCTACATCGTCAAGGACGTGCAGCAGTACATCCTCCACAGGCTCGACCAGGAGGAGGCCCTTCGCCAGCACCTTACCAAGGAGACGGCCGAGATGCTCAACCAGTTGCACATCAAAAGCAGCGGCTGCTTCCTCTACCTGGAGCGCGTGCTGGATGGGGTGGTGGAGAACTTCATCATGCTGCGAGAGATCCGCGACATCCCCGGCACGCTCAATGGCCTCTACTTGTGGCTCTGCCAAAGGCTGTTTGTCCGGAAGCAGTTTGCCAAAGTCCAGCCCATCCTCAATGTGATCCTCGCAACTTGCAGGCCGCTTACTCTCAAGGAGCTTTActatgctgtctggaccaaaaacATGGCTCTCACCATGGAGGACTTTCAGAAGAAGATGGACATCCTCTCCAAGTTGTTGGTCGATGGCCTCAGAAGTACTAAGATCCTCTTTCACTACAGTTTTGCAGAGTGGCTCCTGGATGTTAAGCATTGTACCCAAAAGTACTTGTGTAATGAAGCAGAGGGACATAGAATGATGGCAATGAGTTACACTTGCAGGGCCAAGCAGCTCAAACCACTGGAGGTGCAGGAGTTTGCCCTGCATCTGATCAAATCCAACCTGCAGATAGAGCCTTTCAACCTGGCTCTTTGGATGGTGTGGAATGGCACACCCACTAAAGACTCTCTTTCCACCTCTATACCTAAAGAGCAGGAGGTACTGCAGCTTCTGGTCAAAGCTGGAGCTCACGTCAACAACGAGGACGACCATGCCTCTTGCATAGTGCAGCAGGCACTGGAGAGAGAGGATTCGATTCGGACATTGCTAGACAATGGGGCCTCTGTGAACCAATGTGACTCTAGTGGGAGAACTTTGCTGGCCAATGCTGCGTACAGTGGAAACCTGGACGTGGTGAACTTTCTCATATCCAGAAGAGCCAACATGGAGCTGGAGGACAACCATGGACAAACTGCAGTTACTCTTGCTGCAAGACAAGGGCACACGAAGGTGGTCAACTGCCTCATTGGCTGTGAGGCAAACATCAATCACACAGACCATGATGGGTGGACCGCCCTTAGGTCTGCAGCCTGGGGAGGGCATTCGGAGGTGGTGTCTGCTCTCCTCTACGCTGGTGCCAAAGTTGACTGTGCTGATGCCGACAGCAGAACTGCCTTGAGAGCCGCAGCTTGGGGAGGCCATGAAGACATCGTGCTGAACCTCCTCCAACACGGGGCAGAAGTCAACAAAGCAGACAATGAAGGAAGGACAGCTCTCATTGCAGCGGCATACATGGGGCACAGAGAAATTGTAGAGCACCTCTTGGAACATGGGGCAGAGGTGAACCATGAAGATGTGGACGGAAGGACAGCCCTCTCAGTTGCAGCTCTCTGTGTGCCTGCCAGTAAAGGCCATGCCTCTGTCGTAAGCCTCCTCATTGACAGGGGTGCAGAGGTCGACCACTGCGACAAAGACTGCATGACACCCCTCCTCGTGGCTGCCTATGAAGGACATGTGGACGTAGTTGATCTGCTGCTGGAAGGTGGAGCTGATGTGGATCACACTGACAACAATGGCCGAACGCCTCTTCTTGCAGCAGCATCCATGGGCCATGCCTCCGTTGTCAATACCCTGCTTTTCTGGGGTGCAGCTGTAGACAGCATTGACAGTGAAGGAAGAACTGTTCTGAGCATAGCATCTGCTCAAGGGAACGTAGAGGTGGTCCGAACTCTGCTGGACAGAGGGCTGGATGAAAATCACAGAGATGACTCAGGCTGGACCCCACTGCACATGGCCTCATTCGAGGGTCACCGGCAAGTATGCGATGCCCTCATTGAGCAAGGTGCCCGATGCACAGAGGTGGATAACGATGGTCGAATACCCCTGATATTGTCTGCGCAAGAGGGCCACTATGACTGTGTCCACATTCTTCTGGAAAACAAGTCTTGCATCGACCAGAGAGGTTACGATGGGAGGAATTCTCTCAGGGTGGCTGCACTGGAAGGCCACAGGGATATTGTTGAACTGTTGCTGAGTCATGGTGCTGATATAGATTATAAAGACGCAGACGGACGCCCAACATTATACATATTGGCACTTGAGAATCAGCTAGCAATGGCAGAGtacttcctggaaaatgtggCAAATGTGGAAGTCAGCGACACAGAGGGAAGGACAGCCCTCCACGTGTCCTGCTGGCAAGGGCATGTAGAAATGGTCAGGATGCTGATCAACTATCATGCCGACGTGAACTCTTGTGACAACGAGAAGCGATCCGCCCTCCAGTCAGCAGCTTGGCAAGGCCACGCAAAGGTTGTGCAGTTCTTGATTGACAATGGCACTCACGTGGATCATACATGTAATCAGGGGGCAACAGCGCTTGGCATTGCTGCCCAAGAGGGGCACAGAGATGTAGTGCAGATCCTTCTAGAGCATGGCGCTGACCCCAACCACGCAGACCAGTTTGGACGCACAGCCATGCGAGTGGCTGCAAAAGGGGGGCATTCAATGATAATTAAACTTCTTGAGAAGTATGGGGCCTCAAGTCTTAATGGCTGTAGTCCTTCACCAGTACACACAATGGAACAGAAAACCCCACTCTCTGTATCTGGGAAAATGCAGTCCCTCACAATCAAATCCAACAGCTCTGGCAGCACGGGAGCTGGAGATATGCAGTCATCTGGACGTGGTTTACAGAACGGTCCTCTCCACGCCTTCAGCTCCCCTTCGGAATCTCCTGACTCTACCGTGGACAGACAGAAGTCGTCTCTCTCAAATAATTCCCTCAAAAGTTCTAAGAACTCCTCACTGAGAACCACCTCGTCCACAGCGACTGCACAGACTGTGCCGATAGATAGTTTCCACGGAATGACCTTCACAGAGCAAATCCAGCAACACTCTCTTCCTCGCAGTCGTAGCCGACAATCCATCGTGTCACCTTCCTCCACCACCAAGTCCATTGGACATCAGCCGGGGTCTCCATCAAGTGAATTTGACTGGGCTCAGGTTAAGCCAGGTCTCAAGTCGACCAAAGGGACTAAGACCAGAAATGACACATCCAACAGCAAAGGGGGGTCCGGAGACAAGAAAAGGCTCAAGAGCATTGGCTTAACCCAGAGTCAGGTGTTAGAATATGAGATGACCCAGTTTGATAAGAGGATTGCGCTCAACAAGCCTGTAGCGAACATTGCGGTGAAGGATCCTCATTGTAAGATTATGGTTGGTGGCTCCACCCAGCCAGAAGGGGGGCTGACCCAAGAGCAGTTATTCATCCAACAGCAGAGCATTGCAGAGAAGAAGCGAAATGGCATTATGACCAACCCCAACTACCATCTTCAGGGCAATCAGGTTTTCCTCGGGAGGGTTTCTGTCCATAGGACTGTACAGAATAGAGGACACCAGGATGTGCTGGAGAACTACCCTATAGGGGAGACTGAATTGAGCCTTAAACAAGTCCTGAAACTGCAGATAGAAGGATCTGACCCTGGGTTTAATTACAAAAAGGAGACACCGTTATAGCTGGTAAGTGTTCAAACTAATCTGATGTAATGCTTTTTTCTAAGCATTAAACACCGACTAGAGTTCTTCTTGTGTTCAACAGTTGTTTTATTAATTATAtaatgttatgatgagtttctagggtatcaagtgaTTACATATAATAAGTAGTTCAATTCTGACGTGCTTTATTTTCAGTACGATTTCAAATGGTTTCATTACATCTTGAAGATAGAAGTACAAGTTAAGAACATGCAGGGATGGGATGTAGGCTGAAGATCAGAATCCCTGTATACTATTATACATGTCTGTGTATTACTTGTATGATTGATAGCCACGTTGttgatacagtatgttgttattAAAATACAATCTAATGACTCACTCACCACTACTGGAAACACTGTATGGAAATTTCCAGTCAATATTTTATTATCGTTAGTAGAACTTAAACTTTAACATGACTGATGCATTTCAAAGAATGCCCTTTTCTGGCCAAGAAGACTACTATGTTTTCCAACTCAGCACTAACCCAAATCATTTCCATTACCGTTTCAGATGTCTTGAATGCCATTCGTCATGCAGACATCGGAGGGAATGTGCCAAAGCAACTATTTTCATCTGAAAACCTAGGGAAGAATGTTGATCGCTGCACAAGGCTTACATGAACTGATACTTCAATGTGCCTATATCTGTTACAGCCTTGTCAATGTAATCATGCACACTATCATTTAATTTAATGTATTGATATTTAATATGCAGTGTATGCACTTTTTAAAAAGAGAAAATGACAAACATGCATTTGTTCAGCCTCCCCTTTATGCTCTGTGTTTCAAACTAATTGTTCAAAATAATCAtatattgtttttgtgtttg from Coregonus clupeaformis isolate EN_2021a chromosome 3, ASM2061545v1, whole genome shotgun sequence harbors:
- the LOC121541783 gene encoding ankyrin repeat domain-containing protein 50-like → MAQTSLLQGKRFYCREWVFHKIQHCIREKTNGLSGVTTTPSKQSSAPGTGASNPTGSSTAGSAKATSWGVLLVGGPGSGKTALCTELLWPTSVQGTHRGLQQQSLAFHFCRADDSDTLCLGGFIRGLVAQICRSGLVPDYEEKVHEPAVQSALQPGECERNPTEAFKRCVLLPLLSAKPPQQALFLLVDSIDEGCQLGEGEQSSSGSGTPRTIAELLASHHEFLPPWLLLICSARRQNKAITKLFTGFRKISLDDLRKAYIVKDVQQYILHRLDQEEALRQHLTKETAEMLNQLHIKSSGCFLYLERVLDGVVENFIMLREIRDIPGTLNGLYLWLCQRLFVRKQFAKVQPILNVILATCRPLTLKELYYAVWTKNMALTMEDFQKKMDILSKLLVDGLRSTKILFHYSFAEWLLDVKHCTQKYLCNEAEGHRMMAMSYTCRAKQLKPLEVQEFALHLIKSNLQIEPFNLALWMVWNGTPTKDSLSTSIPKEQEVLQLLVKAGAHVNNEDDHASCIVQQALEREDSIRTLLDNGASVNQCDSSGRTLLANAAYSGNLDVVNFLISRRANMELEDNHGQTAVTLAARQGHTKVVNCLIGCEANINHTDHDGWTALRSAAWGGHSEVVSALLYAGAKVDCADADSRTALRAAAWGGHEDIVLNLLQHGAEVNKADNEGRTALIAAAYMGHREIVEHLLEHGAEVNHEDVDGRTALSVAALCVPASKGHASVVSLLIDRGAEVDHCDKDCMTPLLVAAYEGHVDVVDLLLEGGADVDHTDNNGRTPLLAAASMGHASVVNTLLFWGAAVDSIDSEGRTVLSIASAQGNVEVVRTLLDRGLDENHRDDSGWTPLHMASFEGHRQVCDALIEQGARCTEVDNDGRIPLILSAQEGHYDCVHILLENKSCIDQRGYDGRNSLRVAALEGHRDIVELLLSHGADIDYKDADGRPTLYILALENQLAMAEYFLENVANVEVSDTEGRTALHVSCWQGHVEMVRMLINYHADVNSCDNEKRSALQSAAWQGHAKVVQFLIDNGTHVDHTCNQGATALGIAAQEGHRDVVQILLEHGADPNHADQFGRTAMRVAAKGGHSMIIKLLEKYGASSLNGCSPSPVHTMEQKTPLSVSGKMQSLTIKSNSSGSTGAGDMQSSGRGLQNGPLHAFSSPSESPDSTVDRQKSSLSNNSLKSSKNSSLRTTSSTATAQTVPIDSFHGMTFTEQIQQHSLPRSRSRQSIVSPSSTTKSIGHQPGSPSSEFDWAQVKPGLKSTKGTKTRNDTSNSKGGSGDKKRLKSIGLTQSQVLEYEMTQFDKRIALNKPVANIAVKDPHCKIMVGGSTQPEGGLTQEQLFIQQQSIAEKKRNGIMTNPNYHLQGNQVFLGRVSVHRTVQNRGHQDVLENYPIGETELSLKQVLKLQIEGSDPGFNYKKETPL